Proteins from a genomic interval of Nautilia sp. PV-1:
- a CDS encoding ABC transporter permease: MNKKFVNFIIKRYLRFDRKHPFIYISFILAFLGIMTGVATLMIAMGIMNGMDKEFEKKLKVMNYPITVYSSLVNVDDTLLHRLEKKFPNFKYSPYIESSAVIQKSSLYGVMLYGVDFKKEAGINYIFKNAIKDIKKPGLFDVVVGSRLFGDLGIVKGEKVIMIFSKMTPLGFGISPILKKVKVVSYFKSGLIAYDKGIAYMNINGLKRILHQNYYSGIHIWSPNPFKDIEKIKKAVPPGVGVIGWWQQNGNFFAALKMEKRALFLVLMLIIIVAALNIISSLLMMIMSKRKEIALMLSLGASNREIKSIFLKLGTLIGLMGITFGAIIGGIGIWILKTFDIIKLPADVYGVSRLPIDLSPVDFGLIILGAFVIVILSSIYPAVKAGKTDVLETLRYE; the protein is encoded by the coding sequence TTGAATAAAAAATTCGTTAATTTTATAATTAAAAGATACCTCCGTTTTGACAGAAAACATCCGTTTATATATATCAGCTTTATTCTTGCCTTTTTAGGCATTATGACCGGTGTAGCAACGCTTATGATTGCGATGGGGATAATGAACGGTATGGATAAAGAGTTTGAAAAAAAACTTAAAGTTATGAATTATCCCATTACCGTATATTCTTCTTTGGTAAACGTTGACGACACTCTTCTTCACAGACTTGAAAAAAAATTCCCTAATTTCAAATACTCGCCATATATCGAAAGCAGCGCCGTTATTCAGAAAAGCTCTTTATACGGTGTTATGCTTTACGGTGTAGATTTTAAAAAAGAAGCCGGAATCAACTATATTTTTAAAAACGCCATAAAAGACATTAAAAAACCGGGACTTTTTGACGTAGTAGTCGGAAGCAGGCTTTTTGGCGACCTTGGAATAGTTAAAGGCGAAAAAGTTATTATGATTTTTTCTAAAATGACGCCTCTGGGTTTTGGAATTTCACCTATACTTAAAAAGGTCAAAGTCGTATCTTACTTCAAAAGCGGACTTATCGCATACGATAAAGGCATAGCGTATATGAATATAAACGGGCTTAAAAGAATTCTTCACCAAAATTATTACAGCGGGATACATATATGGAGTCCTAATCCGTTTAAGGATATAGAAAAAATAAAAAAGGCCGTGCCTCCGGGAGTCGGAGTAATAGGCTGGTGGCAGCAGAACGGAAACTTTTTTGCAGCTTTAAAAATGGAAAAAAGAGCTCTTTTTCTGGTGCTTATGCTTATTATAATCGTAGCGGCTTTAAATATAATAAGCTCCCTTCTTATGATGATAATGAGTAAAAGAAAAGAGATTGCCCTTATGCTAAGCCTTGGTGCCAGCAACAGGGAAATTAAATCTATTTTTCTGAAACTCGGAACACTTATAGGTCTGATGGGAATTACATTCGGCGCAATAATAGGCGGTATAGGTATCTGGATTCTTAAAACGTTTGATATTATCAAGCTTCCGGCTGACGTTTACGGCGTCAGCAGACTGCCTATAGATTTGAGCCCGGTTGATTTCGGACTTATAATATTGGGTGCGTTTGTGATTGTAATACTATCAAGCATATATCCTGCCGTTAAAGCCGGTAAAACCGATGTGCTTGAAACTTTAAGATATGAATAA
- the secA gene encoding preprotein translocase subunit SecA — protein sequence MVKHVFRKIFGTKNDRELKKYFARVKEINALEEKYEKMSDDEIKNEFEKIKNQILEEVKNGADEQETLNKYLNDVFAMVREAGKRVLGMRHFDVQLVGGMVLHEGKIAEMKTGEGKTLVATLPVVLNAVLGKGVHVVTVNDYLAQRDANDMGRLYEFFGFTTGCVVGGMEDYERKQAYQCDVTYGTNSEFGFDYLRDNMTFDINDKVQRGHYYAIVDEVDSILIDEARTPLIISGPANKRVEDYVRADKVAKQLEKDKHFKVDEKDKVVLLTEEGIRRAEELFEVDNLYTPENAILAHHLDQALKANYLFQEGKDYIVRKGEVLIVDEFTGRIAEGRRFSEGLHQALEAKEGVEIQEESQTFAETTYQNYFRLYKKLAGMTGTAQTEATEFIEIYGLEVISIPTNKPVIRADKNDLVYKTEEEKFEAVVKKIKELHKKGQPVLVGTTSVEKSEYLSRLLKKEKIPHTVLNAKNHEKEAQIIAEAGKKGAVTVATNMAGRGVDIKIDDEVRELGGLYIIGTERHESRRIDNQLRGRSGRQGDPGESQFYLSLEDDLLRIFGSERIKNIMDRLGIDRGEHIDSKIVSRAIENAQKKVETMHFEARKHILKYDDVANEQRKVIYAFRDQLLDPEFDIDKKIEEIREEFVEYILSEAEIFPHSLEEDFDYDNLIAHLKEYTGIEFTKEELSGKDYETLKEYLVNRLKEEYEKKFAEASDEDKNRIQRQVMLQVLDESWRDHLYMMDILKTGIGLRGYNQKDPLVEYKKESFNLFQELIQRVKVESMKVLHNLQIEYQQPEIDPDIAEFMDAIKGKNIDEILKNIPEIPEEMEQADMDEIMKQLESQTEALKAEFEAKQQKKRVKRNDPCPCGSGKKYKDCCGKSPKF from the coding sequence ATGGTTAAACACGTATTTAGAAAAATTTTTGGAACAAAAAACGACAGAGAGCTCAAAAAATATTTCGCAAGAGTAAAAGAAATAAACGCTTTAGAAGAAAAATATGAAAAAATGAGCGATGATGAAATTAAGAACGAATTTGAAAAAATTAAAAATCAGATTTTGGAAGAAGTAAAAAACGGAGCCGATGAGCAGGAGACGCTCAATAAATATTTAAACGACGTTTTTGCAATGGTCAGAGAAGCCGGAAAGCGAGTTCTCGGAATGAGACATTTCGACGTACAGCTTGTAGGTGGTATGGTTTTACACGAAGGCAAAATAGCGGAAATGAAAACGGGTGAGGGTAAAACACTCGTTGCTACGCTGCCTGTTGTATTAAATGCGGTGCTTGGCAAAGGCGTACATGTTGTAACTGTAAACGATTACCTTGCACAGCGTGACGCCAACGATATGGGCAGACTTTATGAATTTTTCGGCTTTACTACAGGATGCGTAGTGGGCGGTATGGAAGATTATGAAAGAAAACAGGCATATCAGTGTGACGTAACATACGGAACGAATTCCGAATTCGGTTTTGATTATCTTAGAGACAATATGACATTTGATATTAACGACAAAGTTCAAAGAGGGCATTATTATGCAATCGTCGATGAAGTCGATTCTATTTTAATTGATGAAGCAAGAACGCCTCTTATTATTTCAGGTCCGGCTAATAAAAGGGTTGAAGATTATGTAAGAGCAGATAAAGTTGCAAAACAGCTTGAAAAAGACAAACATTTTAAAGTGGATGAAAAAGACAAAGTCGTTCTTTTAACGGAAGAAGGTATAAGAAGGGCTGAAGAGCTTTTTGAGGTTGACAACCTTTATACTCCTGAAAACGCAATACTTGCACATCATTTGGATCAGGCTCTTAAAGCGAACTATCTGTTCCAGGAAGGAAAAGATTATATCGTAAGAAAAGGCGAAGTTTTAATAGTTGACGAGTTTACGGGAAGAATTGCGGAAGGAAGAAGATTCAGCGAAGGGCTCCACCAGGCATTAGAAGCCAAAGAAGGCGTGGAAATTCAGGAAGAATCACAGACTTTTGCGGAAACCACTTATCAGAACTATTTCAGACTTTATAAAAAACTTGCTGGTATGACCGGTACGGCTCAGACCGAAGCGACCGAATTTATTGAAATTTACGGTCTTGAAGTTATATCTATCCCTACGAACAAACCTGTAATCAGAGCCGATAAAAACGACCTTGTTTATAAAACAGAAGAAGAAAAATTCGAAGCGGTCGTTAAAAAAATAAAAGAACTGCACAAAAAAGGCCAGCCGGTGCTTGTCGGTACTACAAGCGTGGAAAAAAGTGAATATTTAAGCCGTCTTCTTAAAAAAGAAAAAATCCCTCATACGGTGCTTAATGCGAAAAATCACGAAAAAGAGGCGCAGATTATTGCGGAAGCAGGTAAAAAAGGCGCTGTTACCGTTGCTACGAATATGGCCGGTAGGGGTGTCGATATTAAAATCGATGATGAAGTAAGAGAACTCGGCGGTCTTTACATTATCGGTACAGAAAGACATGAGAGTAGAAGGATTGACAATCAGTTAAGAGGACGTTCGGGTCGTCAGGGAGATCCGGGTGAGAGCCAGTTCTATCTTTCTTTGGAAGACGATCTTCTAAGAATATTCGGAAGCGAAAGAATTAAGAATATTATGGACAGGCTCGGAATAGACAGAGGCGAGCATATTGACAGTAAGATTGTTTCGCGTGCTATTGAAAACGCACAGAAAAAAGTTGAAACAATGCATTTTGAAGCCAGAAAACATATTCTTAAATACGACGACGTTGCGAATGAGCAGAGAAAAGTTATTTATGCTTTCCGTGATCAGCTTTTAGATCCAGAGTTTGATATAGATAAAAAAATAGAGGAAATAAGAGAAGAGTTTGTTGAATATATTTTATCTGAAGCTGAGATTTTTCCTCATTCTCTTGAAGAAGATTTTGATTATGATAATTTAATTGCACATCTGAAAGAATACACCGGAATAGAATTTACAAAAGAAGAGCTGAGCGGCAAAGACTATGAAACTCTTAAAGAGTATCTGGTAAACAGATTAAAAGAAGAATATGAGAAAAAATTTGCAGAAGCCAGTGATGAGGACAAGAACAGAATTCAAAGACAGGTTATGCTTCAGGTTCTTGATGAGAGCTGGAGAGACCATCTGTATATGATGGATATCCTGAAAACCGGTATAGGACTAAGGGGTTACAACCAAAAAGACCCTCTTGTTGAATACAAAAAAGAAAGCTTTAATCTGTTCCAGGAACTTATTCAAAGAGTTAAAGTGGAAAGTATGAAAGTTCTCCATAATCTTCAGATTGAATATCAGCAGCCGGAAATAGATCCTGACATTGCGGAGTTTATGGATGCCATTAAGGGTAAAAATATTGACGAAATACTTAAAAACATCCCTGAAATTCCGGAAGAGATGGAACAGGCCGATATGGACGAGATTATGAAACAGCTTGAAAGCCAGACAGAAGCTTTAAAGGCTGAATTTGAAGCGAAACAGCAGAAAAAAAGAGTAAAAAGAAACGATCCGTGTCCTTGCGGCAGCGGTAAAAAATATAAAGACTGCTGCGGTAAAAGTCCTAAATTTTAA
- the lolA gene encoding LolA-like outer membrane lipoprotein chaperone — protein sequence MRIILINIALILNLFALKLPHYFSADFTQKIQQDNHTLIYKGKIYTDSKNVFWQYTYPNEKKIWINDRVYIYEPDLMQVTISKKPKFNLFNALKNAKKIKNNEYVAEVQNKKVYFKYGKTLEKAWYTDDVGNKVEILFSNQSEKKIAPSVFIPTYPKDIDVIYQD from the coding sequence TTGAGAATTATATTAATTAATATAGCGTTAATTTTAAACCTGTTTGCTTTAAAACTTCCTCATTATTTTTCTGCGGATTTTACGCAAAAAATACAGCAGGACAACCATACATTAATATACAAAGGAAAAATCTATACCGATTCAAAAAACGTATTCTGGCAGTATACCTACCCGAACGAAAAAAAAATCTGGATTAACGACAGGGTGTATATCTATGAACCGGATCTTATGCAGGTAACGATTTCCAAAAAACCGAAATTCAATCTATTCAATGCTCTTAAAAACGCCAAAAAAATCAAAAACAACGAATATGTTGCGGAAGTTCAAAACAAAAAAGTATATTTTAAATATGGAAAAACTTTAGAAAAAGCCTGGTACACCGATGATGTAGGAAATAAAGTGGAAATTTTATTTTCAAACCAGTCGGAAAAGAAAATCGCCCCTTCCGTATTTATACCCACATATCCGAAAGATATAGACGTTATATATCAGGATTAA